The Sorex araneus isolate mSorAra2 chromosome X, mSorAra2.pri, whole genome shotgun sequence DNA segment CTTGTCCCCACAGGGGCAGGCGGCAGAGAGCCTGCAGGAGGGCATGAAGCAGGGGCCGCCCTCCGAGAGACAAGGTAATGTGGTGGTTGAAGTGTCTGAGGCCGCACTTGGCGATGcaggggggctcaggggtccctcccagtgATGCGGGagcagacggggtgggggtggggcatagCATACAAAAAGTTCCCACTCCTGCCCTTTGacgcctcccccagcccagggcccagccttcattctcccctccctgctctgccaaAGGCCCCCTGGTGGGCCCCGGTGCTCCCTGGCGCTTTGTCCCCTCCTGGGCTCCCCAGATGTTCCTGCCTTAGGGACGAGCCCCTGAGCTGAGCCTTCAGTGGGGACAGGAGTGCGACGCGGCCCGAGATGACACAGAAGCAGATGGTGGCCACTAGGGCCTGCTGCAGTCTGGGGTCAGGCGGGGACATCGGGCAGACCAGGTCTGCGGGCGGCCCTGGGAAGGGCTGCTCCCGGGTGTCCTGGAAACGGCGCGCCCTGAGCAAAGAGGATCTTTGCTTGTCGCTGCTGTCCAGCCTTCCCAGGCCCTGACCGgccccaggggcagggggcagacccCGGCCGCCACAGAGGGCCTGTCCTCTCCCCACGTGCACACATGCCACCACAGCTCAGCTTGTGACTGCAGCCTGGTTTTGGCTCTGGAGTGCCAGTGGAGATAAAGGCAGGAAGCAGATGGGGGCGAGGCCGGCTCTCTGAggggccagccccccacccccacccctgcgctCCTGCCTGCATCCCACAGGCATCTCCTTTTCCTTCCAGGGCCGGAGCCAGCACCCAGAGCAGTGAGTGCCCTGGGCCCTTGCCACACAGCGCACTTCGGGGTTCTGGCCGGACAACtgatgggggtgctgggaggccgATTAACACCCCCAAAGCTGGGCGAAGAGGCCCAGGGCCGAGCCCCTCTCCCTGGCAGTGTCCCCTTCGTGCCCTCATTCTGAAGGGGTCTCTGACACAGCAGGGGTCAGGCAAAGGTTGGGGTGCCCCTTCCTCGCTGAGAGGGAGGTGTGAGGAGCCCCCAGTTATGGCCCTGCCCTCCTCCTAAACGGCCCCAACCCCTGCTCCTCCTCACACCTTCCCCAGGAGCCGGAACCTCCGCAAAGCCCCGAAGAAGAGGATAACATCTACCTGGAGTGCTCGGCCAGCCCAGGTGAGCGCCGCCTCCTAGGGACCTCCTAGGGACACATCTGCCAACAAGCCGGGCACATCTCCCCTGGGGGCACCAGGCTgtagcaccccccacccccgcccctgcggcCATCCAAGCCCCTCCGGGACCTGGGctgcaggacagacagacagacccgcCGCCCAGCGCTGTGCCCTCTGAATTCTAGTCCCGGCCCTGACTCAAACCCTGAGCGTCCAGCAACTCACACCCCCGACACGGAGGCCAAGGACTTCAGGGGTGTCCAGGTGTGTGCCCAGAAGATGCAGCAGATTGTgcgtgagagacagagacaaagagacgatcagagaggggagagacacagaccaagaggagagacagagagacggccagcgacagagacagtcagagggactgagaggagagacagagacacagacagagcaAGGGCTGCCGCGGGCTCTTCTGAAGGAGTGAAAGGCCCTGAGTCCTGTTCTCCACTTGCTCCCACAGGCCCCCCGCTGCGCCCCAGGAGGCTGGGAATGTAAGAGGCCGAGTTGGGGCACAGGagcagggagggagtggggagcccAGCATGGGGCCCTGACCAGCACAAAACCCCCCacctcggggccagagcgatagcacagcgggtagggcgtttgccttgcacgctgctgacctgggttcgatccccggcatcccatatggtcccccaagcactgccaggagcaattcctgagtgcaaagccaggagtaacccctgagcattgctgggtgtgacccaaaaagcaaaaaacaaaacaaaacaaaaccccacctcatcccacccccaccacgtGCCTCTCAGGAAGGTAAACCCCAACGTGCATGGCGGCCAGTGGGGGGCTCAGCCCAGCACTgagcactctgtgtgtgtgtgtgtgtgtgtgtgtgtgtgtgtgtgtgtgtgtgtgtgtggacaggaCTGCGGTCTGCTGGGCCAGccgtggttctcagggaacctggACCGCCAAGCTGTGGAGACAGCCCTGCTCCAGTTTGGAAAGGTGGGTAGCAGGGACCCCTCCGAGGGTCTCAGAAGCCCCATCTTGCTGTTACACTTGGGGAGCCACagagcacgggggtgggggtcccgACTAAGGGGCCCCTGGAGGACGAGGCTCAGGCACGGCTCCTCTCCCACAGGGCGGTGCCTACACAGTGCGCCCCAGCTCAGACCCCGGGAGCTCGCAGCCCTTCACCCTGGCTGTCCTGCTCCACGGCCACGTCTTCAACATCCCCATCAGGCAGCTGGACGGGGGCCGCCACTATGTCCTGGGCCGCAAAAACCACAAGgaggtgggtgctggggagaaGAGGAGTAGAAGGCGTGTGGGGGAGGGGTCGCCCCAGCACaagcctgagcccagccaggacaTCCGGCGCGAGAGGGAGAGCCcaggtttttgtgtttttctggaGCAGGTGGCATTGGCTGTCCGGGTCCCTGCACTGTGAGAAGGGCTGCCCGCTGGGGGCGGGTACCTGGGTGCCTGGGGGCAGCCTCCCTCCCAACCTTCACTCTCCGCCCTGGAAGGCCGGGCAGAGGCACAGTCCCCCGTTATTCCCTCATTTGTCGGGAGTACCCAGAAACTGGGTCTGGAGAATAGTTTCAGCGCCCAAGGCCGGGGGAGTCAGAAGGGGAGTTGCACGGAGCAATGCGGAGCGGGGAAGGTCAGCAAGCCCCCGGGCCAGAGCGCCAGAGCTCCTTCTGGAAGCGTCTCCCAGCgcgaggctggggtggggggctcacggGTGTCCGCCCCCCGTCTCCGCCTCCCCCAGCTCTTCCCCTCCGTGAGCGCCATGGTCCAGCACTACACGCAGCACCCGCTGCCCCTGGTGGATAGGAACAGCGGCTGCTGCCAGCTCACCCGCCTGCGCTTCCCCATCGGGTCCTGAGCCCCCGCGATGCTTCTGGCCccgctcctggctctggctctgcaagTCCAGCCCCGCACCCGGCCCCAGCCCTCCGCGCAGGGCTGCAGACCCGCACGAGCGCCGCCGAGGAGGAGGCCAGGAGGCCACCCCGGCCGCGCTCCCGAGGCCGGACGGCAGGGGGCGCGCCTCCCGCCCCGCCTGCAGCCCGGGCAGAGGCGGGTCGCCCTGCCGCTGGGTCCCTTTCAATAAATACTTGCTCAGTGGCTTCTCGACCCTGCCGAGCCCACGGGGGACGCGGGCGCCGGGCGGGTCCGCCGGTGTGATGGGCACggggaccccaccccagcctgcagcgGGCCCTGGGGGCTTCACCCTTCCAGGGCGGGGGTGGCCGGTTCCGGTCCCCAGCTGCGGCCCCCATGCCCAGCCGTGCAAGGGGGTCGCCTGCTGGTGCAGGGGGCCTATGTGAGGGTCCAACCGGGCCAGCAGCCTGCCAGGAGGCCTTAAGCcccccctctctggccctggttctCTTCtttccggggcggggggcggtcaAGCGGACGCCCCTGTAGGGGTGAGATGAAGCGGGTGAAGCCCTGGGCCTCCACTCACTCCGTTTGCTCCACCGCGGGCCACGAgggccgcccggccccgcggcgCCCAGGGGCCCCCACGGTGCTGTCGCTCCTGCAGCTCGGGGTGGTCTCCCCCGGAAACTGGGGGCGCCACGCGGAGGAGGGGGCGCTCTGGGAGGCTCGTGGGGGTCCAGAGAGGACTAGCGGCGGCGGGGTCGGCGCGGCCCGGCAGGCCCGGCAGAGGCTCCCGAGCAGGGGCTGCGGCGGGCGGGAGGCGGCGCGCCCGGCGGGCGGGAGCCGCCGGCCTGGCCGGGCGCCCGGAACACCCC contains these protein-coding regions:
- the SH2D6 gene encoding SH2 domain-containing protein 6, producing the protein MVRPGSGEPQGLVGWQGLGLGSPTWRDVPHQFPRQARSSWRYRVSEEDSVYLDYEGQAAESLQEGMKQGPPSERQGISFSFQGRSQHPEQSRNLRKAPKKRITSTWSARPAQDCGLLGQPWFSGNLDRQAVETALLQFGKGGAYTVRPSSDPGSSQPFTLAVLLHGHVFNIPIRQLDGGRHYVLGRKNHKELFPSVSAMVQHYTQHPLPLVDRNSGCCQLTRLRFPIGS